Genomic window (Spirosoma sp. KCTC 42546):
TCATTGATGTGATTTCCTTCCTGATAGACAAGTTCTTTTGCACGCTTGCTATCTGTTATTTTCTTCCCGTTCAGGAAGTAGATAACGGTGCCCTCTGGGTTATCGAAGAGGTTTAAGACAACTTCCTTCGTATACTCCGATTTTCCCTGCTTAGATACATAGTCAATAATCTCGGAACTAGCCGGTTTAATCTGCTGGTAGGTAGGAAACGGCTCGCCGTCGTTTTTCGATTGTCCGTACAGGCCATAACTGATGGCAAGTAAGGTGAGCGTTGTCAGGATAAATCGCATAGAAGTTGGTGGTTTTTGGTACTAGACTCAAAAATGATCGATTGGGGTGGAAAGATGTTTGTGCAAATTGAATGGAGGAAGTAAAGAGTTCCCAATCTTTGCAGCTTACTACAAACAATAGAACGCAGATTTTTATGATTTTTAAGAATAGAATGATTTTTATGGTTAATCTGTGTAAATCATATTAATCATAAAAATCTGCGTTCTATTAACAACCACAATGCGCTTCTGTATACTCGCTCCTTTACTCTGCTTTTTGACTGGGCTTTTATCTTCAGGTTCTTACGCACAGAGCAACCACAAGAGCTACGAAAAATATCCTTATTTAGTATACTTGCCGAAAGAGTATACTGACAAAAAGGAAAGCTATCCGTTAGTTATTTACCTGCACGGAGGTTCACAGAGAGGAAAAGATCTGACTAAGCTTAAGACCTATGGCCTGCCGCATTTGGTGGATAAAGGCCGTGATTTTCCATTCATTATTGCTTCACCCCAATGCCCGGACGGGAAATTCTGGTCTACGGATAATTGGCTTGACTCCCTGTACAGTGACGTAAAGGCGAAGTATCGGATCGATTCCAAACGGATTTACCTGACCGGGATCAGTATGGGCGGATACGGTGTCTGGCAAACCGCCGTTGCCTATCCTGACAAATTTGCGGCCATTGTGCCCCTTTGTGGTGGTTGTGATGACTCAACGCAAATCTGTCGGATCAAACACATTCCGGTCTGGACATTTCATGGGGTGGCCGATGATGTAATCTCTATTTCTGAAACAGAGCGCTTGGTCAGACGGTTAGAAGAATGCAACGGACAGGTAAAATTTACACGTCTGGAAAAAGAAGGTCATGCTATTCAATACCTGTTTGAGGATCAGACTATTTACGATTGGCTTCTAAAACAACACAAATGAGTACGTACTAGTATTGTTTGATAACTAGCGATCCTCTCCAGCAATGAACTACGAAAATTCCCTCGATTTCGCCCGGCAACTCGACCAAAACGATTCCCTCCGGCACTTCCGCGACCGATTTCATATTCCTCAACGAGATGGCGTACCGTTGACGTATCTATGCGGAAACTCACTCGGATTGCAACCGAAAACGGCTCGTGAGGCACTGGAACAGGAGCTAATAACCTGGCAGAATCTGGGTGTTGAAGGCTGGTTTGATAAAACGGAAGGCGCTGATCAGCCCTGGCTTGGTTACCATACGACCTGCAAAGAAGCATTGTCGCAAATTGTAGGTGCTGAGCCATCGGAAGTTTGTCCAATGAATGCGCTGACGGTAAATCTGCACTTGTTGCTGGCTTCGTTTTATTCGCCCGGCGTGGATTCGCCCGGCGTGGACTCGCCTACCCAGAAAAAGTACAAGATATTAACCATCAAAGGGGATTTTCCATCCGATCAATACGCGCTGGAAACGCACGTAAGGCATCATGGCCTTAAGCCAGCGGAGACGATTATTGAAGTAGCGCCCCGTGCCGACGACGGCTTAATTCATACGACCGACATTCAGCACGCCATTGCCGAGCACGCCGATTCACTGGCTTTGATTTGGATGAGTGGGGTAAACTATTACACGGGTCAAGTGTATAACATGGCAGTTATTGCCGAAACGGCTCAACGCCACTGCATTCCCATTGGCTTCGATCTTGCCCATGCCATTGGAAATGTACCCTTGCGTCTGCACGACTGGGGTGTTGATTTTGCTACCTGGTGTTCGTATAAATACCTGAATGGAGGCCCCGGTGCCATATCGGGCGTGTTTGTTCACGAAAAACATCATCAGCAAAATTTGCCAAGGCTGGCGGGTTGGTGGGGCTATCGGGAAGATCGGCGGTTCGAGATGACGCCCGGATTTTTGCCTGCCCCCGGTGCCGATGGGTGGCAGGTAAGTACACCCAATATCCTGGCATTGGCATTGCACCGAGCGGCCATTTCAATTACAGCCGAAGCAGGGATCGTGGCGCTACGACAAAAAAGTGAACAGTTGACGGGTTTCCTGGAATACGTTCTGACGCCTTTTGATGCGATTCAGATCCTAACCCCCGACGACCCGAACCAACGCGGTTGCCAACTCTCCTTGCTTGTCCGCAAAAATGGTAAAGCGCTATTCAACTACTTAACCGAACAGGGAATTATTGGCGATTGGCGCGAACCTGACTGCATCCGTCTGGCCCCCACACCTTTATACAATACGTTTGAAGAGGTCTGGCGAGTTGGTGAAGCGTTACGTAAATTCTTGTAGTGCCGACCGTCCCTGTCGGCACTACTTTACAAAACCAATTGTACGCTTCAGCCCCTCAAGCTTGGTACGCTTCACCGCCGACCGGCGAAATACCTCCCGGAAAACGTCTTCTGTTATTTCCTCCCAATCACGGTTTGTAAACGCAGTTAAATCGGGATGGGGGTCAAAGGCGGGTGTCTGATGTGGCCTGGCAAACCGATTCCAGGGACAAACATCCTGACAGATATCACAACCAAAGATCCAGTTATCGAACTTTCCCCGAACCTCTTCTGGAATGGCCTCTTTTAATTCAATGGTAAAGTACGAAATACATTTACTGCCATCCACTACGTAAGGCCCAACGATGGCATCGGTGGGGCAGGCATCGATACAACGGGTGCAGGTGCCGCAGTAATCGGTGATGGGACCATCGGGCTCCAGGTCAAGATCGAGGATTAGCTCGCCGATAAAGAAGAACGAACCAATTTCCCGATTGATTAGATTGGTATGCTTGCCAATCCAACCCAGACCAGACCGTTTAGCCCAGGCTTTATCCATAACCGGGGCCGAATCCACAAACGCCCGTCCGCCAACCTCACCGATTTCGTCGTGGATATAGGCCAGCAAGTCTTTGAGCTTGTCTTTGATGACAAAGTGGTAATCGGTCCCATAGGCGTATTTCGATAGCTTTAAGTCATCGTCGCCTTCGGGTAGCTTTTGTTCGGGGTAGTAATTGAGCAACACCGTAATGACCGACTTTGCATCGTCGACTAGTAACCGAGGGTCGAGCCGCTTATCGAAGTGGTTAGCCATGTAGTTCATCTGGCCATGCATCCCGTTTTTGAGCCAGGTTTCCAGTTTTGGCGCTTCATCTTCCAGAAAGTCTGCTTTGGCTACACCACAAAAATCGAAACCCAATTCAGTGGCTTTGGCTTTGATGAGTTGCGTATAGCGATGGGCGGGAGCGTGCATGCGAAATTGCTAATGAACAATGTAGAATGGAAATGAATAATAAAGACTGTCAGTTGGTCAACCAGAGAACGATTTTAGCAATTTATTAAATCCTGAAAATCATTTCAATCCTATAAATCCTGGTTCAGACACCCGCCAAATCTTGTAAATCAATGCTCTGTCATTGTGCCAACTTGTCAGGAAATGCGGTTTTGGCCGGGCTTTTGCCCATCTTTGCCTATGAATTTCTGGAAACGAAATAGAAGCTCATCAATGGAAAATAAAGACATTTTGGACGAACAAGCGTCTATGGATACCCAACAGCCTGACAACCTGACAACCGATACGGACAGCTCTGATGAAGCTGTGACCGCCACCGTTGGCGAGTCAGATGAAACTACGGAACCCGCTTCGGCAGAAAGCTTTGTGGCAGAAACCAACAAAATCGGCAGTGAATTGGCCGAACTTAAAGATAAATACCTCCGTTTATACGCTGATTTTGAGAACTTCCGTCGGCGCACAGCTAAGGAAAAACTTGATCTCATCAGTAATGCCAACGAGGGCGTACTAAAGGCGCTGATTCCCGTTGTCGATGATTTCGAACGGGCTATGCAGTCCATCGAAAGCACCAATGATGTAGCGGCTCTGAAAGAAGGCGTTTCGTTGATTTACACAAAGTTATTTAAAACGCTGGAAGGCAAAGGCCTGAAACCAATGACCTCCAAAGGAGAGCCATTTAATGCCGATTTGCACGAATCGGTTACGCAGTTCCCCGCCCCCAGCGACGACCTGAAAGGGAAAGTCATTGACGAAATTGAAAAAGGATATTACCTGAATGACAAGGTCATTCGATTTGCAAAAGTGATTGTAGGAAGCTAAAACAGTGAAGAATGAAGAGTGTAGAGTGAAGAATATTATTATCAATTGTATTCTTCACTCTACACTCTTCATTCTTTACTATATTAATACATGGCAACGAAGCGCGATTATTACGAAATTCTGGGCGTTGATAAGAACGTCTCGGCCGATGATCTCAAGAAAGCCTATCGTAAGATGGCTATCAAATACCATCCAGACAAAAACCCTGATGACCCCACCGCCGAAGAAAAATTCAAGGAAGCGGCTGAGGCTTATGACGTCCTGAATGACCCCAACAAAAAAGCCCGCTATGACCAGTATGGCCATGCGGGGATGGGTGGTGCAGCCGGCGGTTACGGGGCCGGTGGTCCGACGATGGACGACATTTTTAGCCAGTTTGGTGATGTCTTCGGTGATGATTCCCCATTCGGGAGTTTCTTCCGGGGTGCCCAGGGCGGGGGTGGAGGTCGGCAACGCGTACGGCGGGGTTCTGATCTACGCATTAAGCTGAAGCTTAATTTACAGGAAGTTGCCAACGGCGTTGAGAAGAAAATCAAGGTAAAACGGCATGTAACCTGTAATACCTGCGGAGGAAACGGTTCTAAAAACGGCACTGCGGTACAAACCTGTTCAACCTGTCAGGGTACTGGTCAGACCCGCAAAGTGGTAAATACGATGTTAGGTCAGATGGTATCGACCAGCACCTGCCCGACCTGTAATGGCGAAGGCAAAATCGTAACCGACCGCTGCGATGCCTGTTTTGGAGAAGGCCGTGTTTTGCAGGAAGACGTTATCCCAATCAAAATTCCGGCGGGTGTTGCAGAAGGTATTCAATTATCGGTAGGGAGTAAAGGCAACGTGCCGCCACGCGGTGGTGTTGCGGGCGACCTGCTTATTGTGATTGAAGAGGAAGAAGATGCTGACCTGAAACGTGATGGCAACAACGTTGTGTTCGATTTGTACGTCAGCTTCATTGATGCCGCTATCGGTACAAGTGTTGAAGTGCCAACCATCGACGGTAAGGCTCGCATCACTCTCGATCCTGGAACACAAAGCGGTAAAATGCTACGGTTGAAAGGGAAGGGTATTAAAGAGTTGAACGGCTACGGCCGGGGCGATGAAATCGTTCATGTCAACGTTTGGACGCCCAAAACACTATCGGCGGAAGAGCGTTCCATGTTGGAGAAACTACGCAACTCACCAAACTTTCAGCCCAAGCCGAACAAAAACGAAAAAGGATTCTTTGATAAAATGAAGGACTTTTTTCATGGCTGAGACCTGATATAAACTGCTTTATTTAGCAATAAAAAAGCCCCATAATGGGGCTTTTTTATTGCTAAATAAAGCAGTTTATTACTTCAACGTCGGTAAATGCTAGAGGTGATTTAGGGTCGTAAAATCCGCAGGGTTTTCTTACGTACTCCATCACTAACCTGTAATAGGTACACAGCCGGGACTGATCCCAAGCGGACCCGCACCCGCTGTACTGCATTCTCAACCGCCACCGATTGAACACTCAATTCATGCCCCGACGCATCGTTTAACCGTAACACCAGTTGCTGACCAATGCCGTCCCGCAGCTCGATCTCTGCATACTCATTGACAGGTGGGTTCCCCAATACACGCACCTGCCAGTTCTGGATAGGTTCAGCAGCTGCCAGACGAGGACTAATAGCACTACTACAGAAGGCCAGGCCACCATCGGTAGCAGCATAGATAATGTTATTAGCAACAGAGCTGCCATACACCCCATGTCCATTCAAGTAGTGGTTGGTAAAGCTGCCCCCACCATTGGTGGAAATGCTCAATCCCGTAGCGGTAGAAGCATAGACCGTGTTACCCAGCACATATACTCCCCAAACGATATTACTTCCCAATCCATTATCGGTCGTTTTATGGCTATAGGTAGTACCATTGTTGGTCGAGATGCTCAGCCCACCTCCATACGTACCTGCATAAATGGTACTCCCCACCGCGAATACACTGTTTGCATAATTACTGCCTGTGCCAACGCTTGTATTGGTAAAGCTAGCCCCCCCGTTTGTGGAGATACTTACTCCGCCAGCGGTGGCAGCATAGATAGTGTTACCAATTTCGTAGACACTGTATACCGTATTATGCCCCAAACCGTTGTCAGTCGTCTTGTTACTAAAGCTGGTACCTCCATTGGTAGAGATGCCCAATCCACTAAGAGTAGAAGCAAAAACTGTGCTGCCCACAGCATAGACACCTGTTACAAACGTGCTGCCAAGACCCGTGGTTGTGGTGGTAAAATGGGCACCACCATCAGTTGAAATGCTTAGCCCGTTCGTAGTGGCAGCATAAATCTTATTACTTACTACATAGACACGAAATACTGTGTTACTACCTAAGCCATTAGCAGTTGTATAAGTAGTAAAAGTACTCCCCCCGTTGGTGGAGATACTCAGTCCGCCATCGGTGGCGACATATATAGTATTGCCGACTACATAGACACTCCGCACAAAAATACTACTGCTGTTCAGAGCATCAGTAATGAAGGAGTAGGTATCACAACTAGGGCCGTTGGCTACTGCGCCCGTTACATTTACTACCGCTGTAGCCGTGGCAGTACATCCCCCCGAATTGGTGCCCGTTACCGAGTAAGGCCCAGACTCACTAACCACGATACTGGCACCCGTCGCCCCATTGTTCCACACATAGCTTGTTGCTCCTGAGGCCGTCAGCGTTGCACTGCCACCCGATGCTTTGATGATCAATGACGTAGGGGTGCCCTTGATGACTACTTTGTGCAACGCACTCACCGACACTGTAGCGTTTTTCACGGCCCGACAGCCCGACTCATTAGTCGCTGTCACCGAATAAACGGTACTTACACTGGGACTTACGTCAATGCTGGCCCCACTCTGGCCATCTGACCATTGGTAATCCACTCCCCCTGATGCGGCTAGGGTGGTCGATTCGCCCAGGCAAAGCTTCAGATCGCCGGTGATGGTGGGTTTGGGCAGGGCATTGGCCGTCAGACTGATTGTGGCCGTACTGACCGGAGCTCCGTCGGCGCTGGCTACCCGAATGGTGATGGTCTTAACGCCTGCCGTTAGGGTGGCCGAGGTTGTCTCGGTGTTTTTGGTGCTGAGCGTAACCCCTGACGGGGCTACCCAGGTGTAGCTGTAAGGCGGTACTCCGCCACTTACCGCTACAGCTAAATCGGTGGTTAGTCTACCAGATGTGCTCACACAGCCCACATTGACACTGGCCGAAGGGGAAAGTACTAGGGGTGATACGGTGGCAATTTCCACTAACGTAGTAGCTGAGCAACCGGTTGAAACGCTACCGGTGACCGAGTAGGGACCTGAGTCCGTAACCACAATGGCAGGTGTAGTTTCTCCCGTGCTCCAGCCATAGCTGGAGGCTCCCGAAGCTGTTAGGGTGGCACTACTGCCCGCTGCAATGATCAGAGCTGGTTTGGTTGTAATGACAACCTTTGGCCGGGCATTTACTGATACGGTGGCTTTGGCTACCGCCTGGCAGCCCGATTCATTGATCACCGTCACCGAATAAGCGGTACTAACCAAAGGGCTCACCACAATGCTGGCCCCACTCTGGCCATCTGACCATTGGTAGTTGCTCCCCCCCGAAGCCGTGAGCTGAGTTGACTGGCCTGCGCAGATTTTCAGCGTTCCAGTGATTTTAGGAGTGGGTAGGGCATTGGCTGTCACGCTTAGGGTAGTGGTAGTGACGGGTGTTCCCCCCGCACTGGCCACTCGGACGGTAAATGTTTTGGTTCCCGCTGTAGTGAGGGTGGTGGATACGGTGGGCGTATTGGTGGCACTCAGTTTGGTGCCCGAGGGCGTACTCCAGGTATAGCTGTAGGGAGGAGTTCCGCCTGATACAGCTACCGATAAGTCAGCCGTGCCTCCCACACAGAGTGCCCCCGCCGTGGTGGAGGTGGTGAGGAGGAGCGGTGGAACCGCGACGACCTCCACACTGGCGGTGGCTGGACACCCTCCCGAACTGGTGCCAGTAACGGAATACGATCCGGCTTGGGAGACCACAATGGAGGCTGTCTTAGCCCCATTGCTCCAGACATACGTAGCAGCTCCTGCTGCTTTCAGGGTAGTGGTAGCCCCCTGAACAATAGTGAGCGAAGGGGTAGCCGTAATGGTCAGGCTTGGCGTAGAGGGGCAGGTGGAAGTTGAGAACAGACCGAGTTGATTGCCGTTATCCCCGTAGAAATAGTACGTGTTTCCCACGGATGTACCGTAAACATTATCATTCCAGAGATTACTGATTGGCTGACTCCGCGTTCCTGGATTTAAGTTTTGTACCATCTGAGTGCCATTGGCGGTGCCGTCAGTTTTCCAGAGTTCCAGGCCATTGGTGCCATCATTGGCGAAAAAATAAGTAGTGCCGTTTACTGTTCGAATCTCAAGAGGCCCGCTGGTATTGTTTGGATTGCCAGTACCATTGTAAGCACCAAGACCAGAGCCATTAGGGCCGGGGTTGATGTCTTTGAGTAAATAGGTTCCACCAGGTGTTCCATCACTACGCCAGAGTTCGCCCCCTTCGGCATTGGTATAGATAGGAAAGTAAGCAATGTTGGTAAAGCTATGATCAGAGGTACTCCAACGATCAGAAAACATGGAGCCAAAAGGTCCTTCATTGCTACCTGGGGCAAAATTCGTCAGTTGAATAGTGCCACTAGACGTTCCATCGGTACGCCAAAGGTTGTACGCTACATTTCCACTAACAACTTCCGATTGCCCTATGAAGTATAAATAGTTGCTGGATTTGAGGAATTTACTTGAGTTAAGAAAGGTATCTCCAATAGGGGGTGTTTTTCCGCAGTATTGTACGTTGGAAGGATATTTCAATACACTAGCTACCCCGTTCTCAACGACCATCAAAACCGTTGGGAATTGAGTGACAACCTGAGGGCTGTATGGAAAACAGGGGTAACCATAGGTAT
Coding sequences:
- a CDS encoding alpha/beta hydrolase-fold protein, whose amino-acid sequence is MRFCILAPLLCFLTGLLSSGSYAQSNHKSYEKYPYLVYLPKEYTDKKESYPLVIYLHGGSQRGKDLTKLKTYGLPHLVDKGRDFPFIIASPQCPDGKFWSTDNWLDSLYSDVKAKYRIDSKRIYLTGISMGGYGVWQTAVAYPDKFAAIVPLCGGCDDSTQICRIKHIPVWTFHGVADDVISISETERLVRRLEECNGQVKFTRLEKEGHAIQYLFEDQTIYDWLLKQHK
- the kynU gene encoding kynureninase, whose protein sequence is MNYENSLDFARQLDQNDSLRHFRDRFHIPQRDGVPLTYLCGNSLGLQPKTAREALEQELITWQNLGVEGWFDKTEGADQPWLGYHTTCKEALSQIVGAEPSEVCPMNALTVNLHLLLASFYSPGVDSPGVDSPTQKKYKILTIKGDFPSDQYALETHVRHHGLKPAETIIEVAPRADDGLIHTTDIQHAIAEHADSLALIWMSGVNYYTGQVYNMAVIAETAQRHCIPIGFDLAHAIGNVPLRLHDWGVDFATWCSYKYLNGGPGAISGVFVHEKHHQQNLPRLAGWWGYREDRRFEMTPGFLPAPGADGWQVSTPNILALALHRAAISITAEAGIVALRQKSEQLTGFLEYVLTPFDAIQILTPDDPNQRGCQLSLLVRKNGKALFNYLTEQGIIGDWREPDCIRLAPTPLYNTFEEVWRVGEALRKFL
- a CDS encoding nucleotide exchange factor GrpE; this translates as MENKDILDEQASMDTQQPDNLTTDTDSSDEAVTATVGESDETTEPASAESFVAETNKIGSELAELKDKYLRLYADFENFRRRTAKEKLDLISNANEGVLKALIPVVDDFERAMQSIESTNDVAALKEGVSLIYTKLFKTLEGKGLKPMTSKGEPFNADLHESVTQFPAPSDDLKGKVIDEIEKGYYLNDKVIRFAKVIVGS
- the queG gene encoding tRNA epoxyqueuosine(34) reductase QueG, with amino-acid sequence MHAPAHRYTQLIKAKATELGFDFCGVAKADFLEDEAPKLETWLKNGMHGQMNYMANHFDKRLDPRLLVDDAKSVITVLLNYYPEQKLPEGDDDLKLSKYAYGTDYHFVIKDKLKDLLAYIHDEIGEVGGRAFVDSAPVMDKAWAKRSGLGWIGKHTNLINREIGSFFFIGELILDLDLEPDGPITDYCGTCTRCIDACPTDAIVGPYVVDGSKCISYFTIELKEAIPEEVRGKFDNWIFGCDICQDVCPWNRFARPHQTPAFDPHPDLTAFTNRDWEEITEDVFREVFRRSAVKRTKLEGLKRTIGFVK
- the dnaJ gene encoding molecular chaperone DnaJ: MATKRDYYEILGVDKNVSADDLKKAYRKMAIKYHPDKNPDDPTAEEKFKEAAEAYDVLNDPNKKARYDQYGHAGMGGAAGGYGAGGPTMDDIFSQFGDVFGDDSPFGSFFRGAQGGGGGRQRVRRGSDLRIKLKLNLQEVANGVEKKIKVKRHVTCNTCGGNGSKNGTAVQTCSTCQGTGQTRKVVNTMLGQMVSTSTCPTCNGEGKIVTDRCDACFGEGRVLQEDVIPIKIPAGVAEGIQLSVGSKGNVPPRGGVAGDLLIVIEEEEDADLKRDGNNVVFDLYVSFIDAAIGTSVEVPTIDGKARITLDPGTQSGKMLRLKGKGIKELNGYGRGDEIVHVNVWTPKTLSAEERSMLEKLRNSPNFQPKPNKNEKGFFDKMKDFFHG